The genomic DNA TCTTGCGCTTGGGTGCGACAGAGTATGGGTCGTCTTCGGGGACCTTTGAAGGTCTAGCACGGGCTCTCCGAGTGGTAAGTACCACCTCGATCATCTTCCCTGGAACAGTCAAGGGGGCCTCGGTAGGTACTGGCGTCGCAACATTGCTAGTAAGCGGCGTCGAATATTCACTTGCCGAGGAGTAGGCTTGGGGGGTCGGCGAAGCAGATGATTCTGTGCTCAGAGCCAGCTTTTTGGCTGGGGGTTTGCCTCTTTGCTTGACCGAGGGGACTGAGTCGGGCAGAGGGGACGCCGCTGAATATGACTGTTAGTAGAGGATTCCGGGGTCGTTTAGGGGTCTTCAAGATTGGAGCCATCTTTGCCATTACGGCGTAGAATTGTCACTTGGATGTTAATTATTGTTTACTTACCAACAATCTCGCCGGCTGCGAGCGACCTCCTCGTCTGTACCATCTTGAAGTACCAATGTTGATCCGAAGGTGGAGGTGTATTTCTGACGAAAGAGGGTACGGTTTTGTGGGTTGTAGGATTTTTGATGTCCGCAGGAGAGAGATTTCACAAGAAAACAATAGCGGCTTGATACTCAAAATTTGTCAGAAGAAATCGGTTGAGTTGTGCAGATGAATAGGTAGGGAGCGGGTTGTCAATCAAGCCCCTGATCAGCGAGCTTGAAAAGTGCTCCCACCACGGTGATCTGGGGATCAGAGTAAAATGGTGTGCACGCAGTCTGCGCcgaggaaagggaggaaagggcCACCAAGCAACAAAAAGTCCACGGCGATAATTGGTCAATGAAAACCTCGTGGGACAATGGAGGCAGTGAGAAAGAAATTTATTGTTGTCGCCACCTTCAGGAGGTGAAAGGGCTGCGCTGTGCAAGCTAGAGGCGGGAAAAGCTGAGAGAGCAGCGCCAGGTGCCCAGGTAGGGGTTCAGGTTCGCGTTTCCATCTGACACGAAAGCACATGACCTGGGCCTTGATTGATTTGCTGGAGCTTTGCTTTTTCTCCACGCAATCCAGGCAGCAAGAGGCAAACCAGGCAAGGAACGGCAGGAACGGGAGGAGCAAGTTGGCCTTCTTGGTTTGACTTTTTGTCTCGCACGGTCCACTCGCCCCTTGCTGCTCTCTCCTTTTGGAGTTCAGCTCCAGCCTTGGAATCAAAGTCAGGTGCTTTGGCGTCAACAATGGGGGCGAGTTTTAAATTGATTTTGCCCCTCTTCGCGTCTGTCGCTGCATGTCGCTTTATTCCCAATTTTTACCCTGGGACGATCTAAACTCCAGGCTGTCAGGTCGACATTCATCCATCTTGTTATAGCTTCCCTCCCAAACAGTCGCAGGCAAAGCTTCGAGATAGCCAATATGTGAGTATTGCCTATCTTATCTCGCGCCATCTTGAAATCAACACCTTCTAACATGAGAGAAAGGTCCCGACAGACTCGGACGGTTGGGCGCCGTATTATGGGCCCGTTAGTATTTTTTGGTCTTGTAAACGGCGCTTGCAAAGGTCATGTTAGCTGACAGATATCTGGTGCAGACAATCGGCCTTGACGGACTTTTTGGCTGTAAGTGGTCGCCCCTCACATCTTGAGCCCCAATTTAGGACAGATCAAACCAACTAACTGCCAACAGTCGCATAACATTTCGGCAAACCAAATCAGACTTGATGCTGAGGCTCGTCGTAGAGCGGCTGCCCAGGACaaccaagaaggtcaaggtgatgctgctcaacaacaactcttGAATGAGAATGGCGATTTCGACACCCCGTCACCGGAATCTGACGAGGACCAGCCCGTTGTGGCATCTACCGGTCGAGtaacaagaggaagaagcgCAGCCCAGGCAACCTCTGAAGTCGAGCGgcgaaaaaaagagaaggaaaaacaCGCTATTGATAAGATCAAGGCCAGCAAGAAGTTCCAGAAACGTAAGCGCGATCCTGACGCTtcagatgacgacgacgacgacattgTCCGCGCGCTTTTCAACGAGCGTGCGAAGCCTCTACCGGGCCAGATGGAGAACTGTGCCATCTGCAACACACGGTTTACGGTAACACCGTACTCCCGCAATGCCCCTGACGGAGGCTTGGTCTGTTCACCCTGTGGAAAGGAGCTTGCTAAGGATGATCCTgctcccaagaagaagaccaagcGTGCCAGCGGAGGACCAGTGGGCGCACGTCGCCAGACCCAGAGCAGGATTTTGGATGGAACATACCACGTCGGCGGCAAGAGCCTGATGTCTTTGTGCATTCAGACTTTGGCAAAGAACATTGATCTTGCCGAGGATTTGGGTGACTTGCCACCCAAAATTGTAGACAAGATTGCTCGAAAGCTATCCAAGCACCGTCTTCTCAACCCCACGACACTCAGCCTGTTCTTGAAACCAAGCAACCAGGGAGTGCTCGTATATGACGGCGCCAAGCTCAGTGCGGACGACTTCTATCGCATCTTCCATTCGGTCCCGGAACTCAAGAAACTCAAAGTCCGCAACGCCATCCACTTCAAGGACGAAGTGGTAGAGTATCTCGTCGACCGCCATATCGTCCTTGAAGATTTGTATCTTCACGGGTGCAATCTCATCTCCGAAGGGAAATGGATCGAGTATCTTCAGAAGAAGGGTCAGCCCCTGCGATCACTTCGGGTATACTGGACAGACAAGCATTTTACGGATGCTGTTCTTGCAGTTATTCCCACTGGCTGTcccaacctcacccgccTCAAAGTCTGCCACAACCAAGCAGTCACCGGTGAAGGCCTGAACCACATCGCCAAAATTGCCACTCTCCGCCATCTGTCCCTCGACTTGCGCGAGGCAATCCACTCGGATGTATACGTCAAACTCTTAACCGCCATTGGACCCCAGCTCGAAACACTGTGCTTGACCAGAGTCCCCGAGCTAGACAACACAgtcctcgacgccctccACATGCACTGTCGCAATCTGAAGAAGCTCCGCATCACCGACAGTGAGCTCATGACCGACGCCGGATTTGCCCGCCTCTTCACCTCAACCTGGTCCAACCCCGGTCTAGTCTTCCTCGACCTCCAGAAATGCCGCCAACTCGAATCAACGAAACCTCGCGAGAACCCCGACGGTATCGGCCTTTGCGATGAAGGGTTCAAGGCCCTGATGGCGCACTCGGGCAAGACGCTCCAGAATCTGAACGTTCATGGTTGTCGTCACATTTCCAGCAAggcgtttgaggaggtgttCACGGCGGATAAAACGTATGAGAATATGCACAAGATGGAGATTTCGTTTTGCGAGGAGGTGACAGATTTTGTGGTGGGGTGTATCTTCCGGAGCTGTCCTAATCTGAGAGAGCTGAATGTGTTTGGGTGTatgaaggtgaaggatgTGAGGGTGCCGAAGGGGAAGATTTTGGTTGGGGTGCCGAATGCGAGGGGGATGGTTAtcgagggtgaggattgAGGCGGTTGGTTGGGCGTTTTTGCGGGTTTATCATTTGGAGGGCCAGGATGTTGGAGTCTTGTCGTGCTTTTTGTTAAGCTTTAAGGAGTCCACATCTGTGGCTCTAGATACCGGGGCCTTTTCGTCAAGCTCgggttgttttggtttcGGTTCATGTTGGGCGTTTTACAGCGATGATTTCGATGATATTCTCGCTGGTGTTTTGTTAGTATCCTCGATTCGGCggtttccttccttccttttgGGGGTACCATGGTTATCGGGTCATCGCGTTTCGAGCTACGGTTGTTGTGTTAAATCGGAATGGAGCGCAGATTGCTTTCTCACAAGAGCGAACAAAACAaggaaagaggggggagatgaagttGATTTAAGCTTACTGTACATTCTTGTTCATCACCTAACTAGTTGGTCAAGCTTATCTTGTCCAAAGCCGACGATATCCTCCCCTTTCCACACTCCCTGCCTTGGCCGCCAGCCACGGGGACGTGGAGGAGGTAGATCGACCGTTGAGTTGGGCCGTGAGGTACGTACCCGGCCGGGTTTAAAGATATGGGGACCAGGTCTAGGGATAGAACGGGAGGGGCGGCGCTCTTGTCGGTCTGGGGAAGGTCTAGGGTCTactgctggggagggagggttcaccttttttttttttttttttttttttttggctgggAAGGAAAGGTGGAAGATAACATGGTATTGTACATAGATTAATTAATACGATGGTTTTAATGAATGTCATGGTTGTGTgacggtgagggtggtgtatTTTACGTTGCTACTCTTGAATTCTATTACCTTGATGAGTGTAGTCTGAATGTCATCTACAAGGTCAGGTTGTCcgtgttttggggggttggtgatggggctCGGGTTGCacaggagggggatgtgtTGTTGCTCGTTGTTGttctcctcgtcaacaagGGGGGCTTTGAtgtccatcatcaccttcacATGCTGGTCATTGATTCGAGATTCTAGATCGTTTGCTCCGATGTAGGACgtgaaaagaagaagatatCATGCCATTTTCACAtgtatgatgatgagtggTTGACCGAAGCAGGAtgtaatgatgatgatgatggagctgGGTGTTTACTCCGTAATTCAATCCCACGTGTAATTCACATGTTTCGAACCCTTCAGATGTTGTTtactgtctctctctctctctctcccccgcccctcACCGGCTATTGAAGTCTTGTGCTCTTCGACTGTAATTGTTCATGATTCCCTCCGATTCTGATACTTCCCTTCTTCCGAACTATTCTCTTCCTCTCGGTTATACAGTCGTGTTCTTCATGATTGTTCAATACCACCCTCAGATCTCGTCATCGAGAGTGGTGGTTCGTCACCTTTACCCGAAATCTACTGAGTCATAAATATGTGACTCTTTACAGGGTAATCCGCTGTGAAGCCTTACATGCTTTACATGTGAAGGGATTCCGCACCTCCCATCTGTAAGACTTTACCGAGCGAGGTAACCAAACCGGTAAatatcccccctctccctcgggTACATGGTATTTCACATACATCCCACATCTTTCCCCATCCCGAGTAGTACCCGGAGTAGATGGATGGTGGATAGTCTGGCCTTCAACAGCCATCACCCCTGAATGAACCCCAACTTTTTCAACCCACACTTCCCCCGCCAAGCTCCACATCTTTTTCCCGTGGGGAATTGAATGAATGTTTATCCATGACACGAACCCCTCCACATATCCCATCAGAGCCGCAACTTGTCCAGACCCGGGAAgacccagccaccaccccgctTGAGTCACGAGCTTTTTCTTCGGCCTCGATTCTCGGGAGTGTCTTTTTTCCAATTGGAGGCCTTGGGGGAGTTCAGCATACCCGGAGTTTTGCCACGGGTTTTTGGATATTCGGGGtttgtgcgtgtgtgtggtggttggctggctggccggCCGAGCACACCGAGGAAGACCCCAATCACTCACCGGGCCGAGGGAGTGCCCCCAGGGCAAAGCAGCCCCCCCCCCGCGTGGCTTGCTGACGACAGTCACCATCACAAAACACGGGGATGGTACCCTTGCTGGCCATTCTCATCCCATGTTCTGTTCCGATGAGAAAGCTGGGGGAGTTGATGCCTTCACCATCCCACGTTCCACgccttgtttctttttccgATTTTTCTGaccaagcaaaaaaaaaaaaaaaaaaaagatctgGGGCACAGCCAAACCGTGGGGATCGTTGGGCAAATCCGAAAGAGGGGCCAGCAGGCGGTGAAGCTCGTCCGAAGCTTCTCACCGGATTCTgtggcggccatggcagTGGTGGAGTCCGAACCCCAGCTGACCATGGTGAACCCTACCTCTTGACCGGGGGCGAGATCAACCTTGTTGATTTTGCGGGGTGTCACGGAGAGCCCACGAGCCTCACCACGTCTGAAGATCTAGAAAAACGGTGCTCGCTCCGTTGTCGGAACTTTTGATGCGGGAATGCTTGCTTGCATTTCTGATTGTTCGTCTGTCACCTGCATGTTGCCTTTATGTGCTTCCGGTATCCCCCGCGAAATCCAACTTTGGGACGAAAATTGGGaatttggagggggggagcgGAGGTGCTCCGGGTGGTACCCGACCAAGACCCGGACCAACACCGGTCTTTGACGGAacatgtggtggtgtggggcCGCTTGCCGGCACGGCACCTCACGGACCTCCAGCATGTTCTTAACCGAAAGTTGCAGGTTTGGGGCCCAAAGCTGCCGCTCAGCAGGACCTTTCAAGGCTAGCTCGGAAATACCACGCTTGGACTCCTGTAGACGATGCCGATCTGCTTGAGAATTGGTGATGCATTCGTGGCATTGAAAAACTCGAGGAAACGAACAGGGCGAGGTTGCTGGGCCGCAGACGGGAAGGGCGGAGATCAGACAATCCTCGTCAAATCGAGAAGGTAACCCAAGGGGCACACTGTTGGGGTTTTCCGAATCCAtttccccaaccctcttTTTTCACTCTTTGTGGTCATTTTTGAGAAGGAAGTCACGCGGACGTCAGCAAGTTGCATGCCTTGTACGGAGTACCTTGGACAGCCTCACGGCCCAATCCCACCTCATCCGCTTGTTCCGTATCTACAATAGTTTGTTATGTAATTCTAGACCAAAGTGACAGCACTCAGAAGCGTGAAAAGAGTTCAGACGAAAAGCAGCATGCCGTTGGGGTCGTCTGTTTGAGAGCGGTGGAGGCCGGCGGCACATCAGACATCAGACGCGAAGCTGTCCCTGTTTCACCAAGGGCAGGCTTCTCGAAGTCGTTTGGACGACATGGAGGACATCCCTGCGATGGCGTCGGGAGAAGTCGGGGGGAAAACCTGCACCATCCATGCAGCCCGCAAACTGCATGCTCGTGCCTTCCCCGGGCCTGCCCCTGAGACTCCATCGCCCCACCGGCCGGTCCCTCCAGACGATTTGCGATGgacccacacacaccccaccGCAGCTCCACCGGGTCCCATTGACGGCTGTGACAGTGTGGGAATCTGCAGAACCGGAGTAGCGGTACCTCTCGACCGTTTGAGATTGAAATTTCCCTTTTCCGCTTTCTCGGTGAAATCTCTGCTATCTCGCAGAACTCGCAGTGGTTGTATATATCGGCGCCATTTTGCGACAATTCGGAACCCGACATATATGCCACGATAGCGAATTTCCCGGCAGCACCGGTTTTCTTGTACACAATGCCGCTGGAGCCGGTGTGTAACACCAGCAACTGATCACCAAGTGCATGCCTCTCGCTGGACTTATTAGGTAATTCTGCAAGGAGTGGCAGAGGTCACGGGTTGTCGCTGAGACAAGGGAGACTGTGTATTTTACAGATGAGAGGCCGACAACCGATCCCGACTTGGCTGCCGGCCAGCATCTCAACTTCAGCCGACGGTTCGGGACGAGGCCCCTTAGCCAAAACAGGCAATGGCACCCCATCATCGACAATTTGATTGGTCAGGTGCTGCGAGGTTAGTGGCCTGTCGAGATGAAGCTGAGAAACCCTTCCTCCCAGAAAACACGGAACTTTCAGGACTGTTTTACAATACACGATTACATGCAGCTGAAAGACCCAAGCAGAACGTCCTGCTCATCGGCGCCAACGGGTGTCCGCCATGTTTTTTCACTCTCATGAAAATGTGATTGTGTGCTCTCAAGCAGGTCTCGGCGGCTGGTGAGGTTCGTTCTCAGATTCCGGCCATTCCCATAGCTGCAGGAGTGACCACCTTCGATGTGACGGCGGTACTTGGCTTGGCTCACAGGGCGCAGGAGGtaccttttttttatttacgGATCGATAGGTCTGGGTCTGACACACCctggccaaccaaccactcaGCAACCAGCCTGTGACGTCGCGCGCAACGGTGCGGCGGTCAATTCTTTTttgatatttttttttttcgttctCTTCCCAACGAGAATCAAGCCCAGGGCCCAACAAATTGTTGccaaaataaaaataaaaaataacgGGATATTCGGGAGCGACTGTGATTAACGCCCAATATGCGTTTCCATGGATTCCGCGCCGTGTCGGGAGCCCATTCCGGTCCTTGTTGAAGTGGTTGAACCTCTGGGGTGTGATTGTCGGTGACTCCTGCTTTCGGTGTCGCCCGGCCGTGTAAGTGGAAACCCTGACCGCTACGGGAACTCGTACCGGTACCGGCACCCCTGATGACAGGGGATCGtgacttcttttttttccccctgGTATCCCACCCATCGAGGCCCAACGTGCGAGCGTGCCCAGAGAGAGGTCGTAGCCCTTGAAACGTGCAACGAAACCTCCAGACAGGCCTCCGTCGCATCAAGTAGTAAGGTGTAGCAGGCGAtggagctgctgctggcttcTGCTTCGCGCCGTCGTGGTCTTGCAAAAAGGTCTTAAAGAGGAGGCTTGCCGTCGCCAACAAgcattgttgttgctgttgttggcaaGACACTCCAACAACCATCACTACTGTTGACCGAAAAGGCTCTGGTGGCCCAATCGATTACACGCCCTAGCGGTAGTTTCAGTCGCCGTAATACTACTTCTAATAATACGCCCGCTGGTCGCTCAACCCTCGACGCACTAGACTCACGCCGCAGGGGACCCTCCCGttcctgttcctcctcctcctcttcgaaGACTTCTTTTGTTCTCCCGACTCCCACACATCCTTCCCCCTCGTCACTCGCACATGCAATGGCTTCGTATGCTCCCAGCGCCTCTTCATCCGATATCTCAACGCCTCGgtcaacatccccctcatcgtcctcagTAGCGTCGGCCCGGTCCTCGCACTCATCTATATCTACCTCTAAGCGCATGTCCATCTCGTCTTCGCGCAGAATATCCGCCGCCAACCCAATGTCGTCTGTTGACATAGCTGCCATCGAAGAAGCCATGAGAATGGccaacctcgacaccctccgGGGTTACCAGCAAAAGACCTACGGCGAAGTCAAGCAGTTCGCCGAGACGCAGTACCTCTCCCAGAACCAGGCTCTTGGTTACCAGGTCATCAACGAGCCCATGTGGAATAAGGGTGAGTCAAcattcttttctctcttctctttgcGCGTCATTCCGTTAGCAGGGGAAGCGGTGCTAGAGCTTAAATCTTGCACCGTGTCCGAGCAGACCTGCTCCCGAACCTGTCCGGACCATCTGACTCGAATACCGgctctctccccccccctctccctccctctcccctccctctctctaaAAGCATCATACCCCcctacctcctctcctcccggtCTATTCTTTCTGAACCTTGATGAGCCTTTGCCTCCATCAATGACCTCCCGCATCCTCCCTTCGTTGCGCACCATGGCAGCTAACATCACGTCCCTCCGTCAAGGCCTTTCTTTTACCCCAGAGCAGCGTATCGCCAAGAACCTCACCGGTCTTATCCCACACGTCATGGAGGACTCGGGCAAGCAGTGCGAGCGTGCGCTCAAGATGATCCGGACTCGCCAGACCAACATTGA from Podospora pseudoanserina strain CBS 124.78 chromosome 2, whole genome shotgun sequence includes the following:
- the RAD7 gene encoding UV-damaged DNA-binding protein rad7 (BUSCO:EOG092621X3; COG:S; EggNog:ENOG503NZ1M), which translates into the protein MSRQTRTVGRRIMGPQSALTDFLASHNISANQIRLDAEARRRAAAQDNQEGQGDAAQQQLLNENGDFDTPSPESDEDQPVVASTGRVTRGRSAAQATSEVERRKKEKEKHAIDKIKASKKFQKRKRDPDASDDDDDDIVRALFNERAKPLPGQMENCAICNTRFTVTPYSRNAPDGGLVCSPCGKELAKDDPAPKKKTKRASGGPVGARRQTQSRILDGTYHVGGKSLMSLCIQTLAKNIDLAEDLGDLPPKIVDKIARKLSKHRLLNPTTLSLFLKPSNQGVLVYDGAKLSADDFYRIFHSVPELKKLKVRNAIHFKDEVVEYLVDRHIVLEDLYLHGCNLISEGKWIEYLQKKGQPLRSLRVYWTDKHFTDAVLAVIPTGCPNLTRLKVCHNQAVTGEGLNHIAKIATLRHLSLDLREAIHSDVYVKLLTAIGPQLETLCLTRVPELDNTVLDALHMHCRNLKKLRITDSELMTDAGFARLFTSTWSNPGLVFLDLQKCRQLESTKPRENPDGIGLCDEGFKALMAHSGKTLQNLNVHGCRHISSKAFEEVFTADKTYENMHKMEISFCEEVTDFVVGCIFRSCPNLRELNVFGCMKVKDVRVPKGKILVGVPNARGMVIEGED